A window of the Rubrobacter calidifluminis genome harbors these coding sequences:
- a CDS encoding class E sortase: MRVSVIVVALGLVVFALLPIFPRTETASTEIHPQAQPQRLLGEGAGTRPAGGGVGPTVMKISIPRLGLKDVPVPDGSTQSELDKIGIMHLSGTGYPWQKGSNTFIVGHRLGYLWTRTPYAFYRLNKMKPGDRIVIERGGKTYTFRVYDRIIVRPDDYWVTYPVPGRTTVSLQTCTPIPTFQYRLIVRGELVSS, from the coding sequence TTGAGAGTCTCAGTGATCGTCGTGGCGCTCGGGCTCGTCGTGTTCGCCCTCCTGCCGATCTTCCCCCGCACCGAGACGGCCTCGACGGAGATACACCCCCAGGCTCAGCCCCAGAGACTGCTCGGCGAGGGGGCGGGCACGAGGCCTGCGGGCGGTGGGGTGGGGCCCACGGTGATGAAGATCTCGATCCCGCGCCTGGGCCTCAAGGACGTCCCGGTCCCCGACGGCTCCACCCAGTCGGAGCTCGACAAGATAGGCATCATGCACCTCTCGGGGACGGGCTACCCCTGGCAGAAGGGGTCGAACACGTTCATCGTCGGGCACCGCCTCGGCTACCTCTGGACGCGCACCCCCTACGCGTTCTACAGGCTGAACAAGATGAAGCCGGGCGACAGGATCGTCATAGAGCGTGGCGGCAAGACCTACACCTTCAGGGTCTACGATCGCATCATCGTCCGCCCGGACGACTACTGGGTCACCTACCCGGTGCCCGGCAGGACGACAGTCTCGCTGCAGACCTGCACCCCGATCCCCACCTTCCAGTACCGGCTCATCGTCCGCGGCGAGCTCGTAAGCTCCTAA
- a CDS encoding LemA family protein — translation MGTAGTIIVVAIIALIVLYVIFTYNGLVRRKNQVEEAYRQIDVQLKRRYDLIPNLLEGVKRYFKQEQQVLEEITRARAEAMKPQSPREQAQSEARLSGAIGNLFAVAENYPELRSSRVLLDFQEELASTENKISFARQHYNDSVQEYNTKIQSFPAVIFARAMGFTEREYFEAEGPERESVTVSYD, via the coding sequence ATGGGAACCGCCGGAACAATCATAGTAGTCGCCATCATAGCGCTCATCGTGCTCTACGTGATCTTCACCTACAACGGGCTGGTGCGGCGCAAGAACCAGGTCGAGGAGGCCTACCGGCAGATAGACGTCCAGCTCAAGCGGCGCTACGATCTGATCCCGAACCTCCTCGAAGGAGTCAAGCGCTACTTCAAGCAGGAGCAGCAGGTCCTCGAGGAGATAACGCGGGCACGCGCCGAGGCGATGAAGCCGCAGTCCCCGCGCGAGCAGGCACAGTCCGAGGCCCGGCTCTCCGGCGCGATAGGCAACCTCTTCGCCGTCGCCGAGAACTACCCGGAGCTGCGCTCGAGCCGGGTGCTTTTGGACTTCCAGGAGGAGCTCGCCTCGACGGAGAACAAGATCTCCTTCGCCCGCCAGCACTACAACGACTCGGTGCAGGAGTACAACACGAAGATACAGAGCTTCCCAGCCGTCATCTTCGCCCGCGCGATGGGCTTCACCGAGCGGGAGTACTTCGAGGCCGAGGGCCCCGAGCGTGAGTCGGTGACCGTCTCCTACGACTAG
- the gltB gene encoding glutamate synthase large subunit, whose protein sequence is MAPFGPAPLHDPTCEHDACGLGFVARVDGRRTRETVEEGLEILRNLEHRGASGSDPETGDGAGILMQIPDAFFRRECGRMGIELPPPGRYGVGVIFEDGDARGGEATLERIAAEEGQRLLGFRDVPVEPGTIGELARSVMPRIRQFFIESGTKDEGAFERKLYVIRRRLHRAVEESHSCYVASLSSRTVVYKGLLRGGQVAEFYPDLKDPAVASAIALVHARFSTNTLGSWELAHPYRYVAHNGEINTLRGNINWMRARESRLRSELFGEDLEKISPVIKPDQSDSASFDNVLELLYLAGRSLPHAVAMMIPEAWENDEQMDPDRRAFYRYHSALMEPWDGPAAVAFTDGRIIGATLDRNGLRPARYTITRDGRVVMASEDGALRVPAEDVVERWRLQPGRMLVVDTERNEVLHDEEIKSSLYTRRPYRRWVEEGEIHLDELPEAETDPRPEPAPLSRRQRAFGYTTEDLRLILSPMAKGGKEPDGSMGTDTPLAVLSERPRLLYDYFKQHFAQVTNPPIDPLREELVMSLKMSLGPEQNLFDETPEHCRRVLLDHPVLTNSELEKIRHLGGSGPFAATTLPALFPVGSGEKGLGRAVEGLCERAERAVRGGSPVLVLSDRGVSVEQAPIPMLLAVSAVHHHLVREGIRTRTTLVAETAEAREVHHFALLIGYGATAVNPYLAFETIEKMAREGLLDGTDPEKARKNYVKAIDKGLLKVISKMGISTLLSYCGAQIFEAVGLREDLVERYFRGTASRIGGLGMDDLGREVLERHRRAFEDRGQGEDLDVGGEYQLRVQGEYHQWNNKSIVPLQRAVRSASYEAFKEFTRHYDEKSERLATLRSLFDFELDPIPIDEVEPAKEIVRRFNTGAMSLGSLSKEAHETLAIAMNRIGGKSNTGEGGEDPERYTPDENGDLRRSAIKQVASARFGVTAEYLVNADQLQIKMAQGSKPGEGGQLPGHKVSEYIAQVRHSTPGVALISPPPHHDIYSIEDLAQLIYDLKMVNPEAQVSVKLVAEAGVGTIAAGVAKAKADHITISGHDGGTGASPLSSIKHAGLPWELGLAETQQVLVANDLRGRVILQTDGQLKTGRDVVVGALLGAEDFAFSTAPLIAVGCIMMRVCHLNTCPVGVATQDPRLRRKFSGTPEHVINYFFFLAEEVREYMAALGFRSFEEMVGRTDRLKVRDGIEHPKAGKLDLSAILAPPPEGATIRHVEDQRHQVEESLDSRLIERCRPALEEKEPVRISMPIFNTQRTVGGALAGEVARRYGREGLPDGTIRMDFSGVAGQSFGAWIPKGVTLTLEGTTNDYVGKGLSGGRIAVYPPEDAAYEPEKSIVVGNVALYGATGGEAYFRGFAGERFAVRNSGARAVVEGVGDHGCEYMTGGVVVVLGPTGRNFAAGMSGGISFVLDEESRFEKLCNTEMVGLEPVESEEDVALLKQMVDEHLRWTGSETARRVLDSWEEILPKFVKVMPHDLRRVLEERGVDRLEAAI, encoded by the coding sequence TTGGCACCCTTCGGACCCGCACCACTCCACGACCCGACCTGCGAGCACGATGCCTGTGGACTTGGCTTCGTAGCGCGCGTAGACGGCCGGAGGACGCGGGAGACCGTAGAGGAGGGGCTGGAGATCCTGCGCAACCTGGAGCACCGGGGCGCGAGCGGGAGCGACCCGGAGACCGGGGACGGGGCGGGGATACTCATGCAGATCCCGGACGCCTTCTTCCGCCGGGAGTGCGGGAGGATGGGGATCGAACTTCCTCCACCCGGGCGTTACGGTGTGGGGGTCATCTTCGAGGATGGGGACGCCCGGGGCGGGGAGGCGACGCTGGAGCGCATCGCCGCCGAGGAGGGCCAGAGGCTGCTCGGCTTCCGCGACGTGCCCGTCGAGCCGGGGACCATTGGGGAGCTCGCGCGCAGCGTGATGCCGCGTATCCGGCAGTTCTTCATCGAGAGCGGCACGAAGGACGAGGGGGCGTTCGAGCGCAAGCTCTACGTGATCCGGCGGCGGCTGCACCGGGCGGTCGAGGAGAGCCACAGCTGCTACGTGGCGAGCCTCTCCTCCAGGACGGTGGTCTACAAGGGGCTTCTGCGGGGCGGGCAGGTCGCCGAGTTCTACCCAGACCTGAAGGACCCGGCCGTCGCCAGCGCGATTGCGCTCGTTCATGCCCGCTTTTCGACGAACACCCTGGGTAGCTGGGAGCTCGCGCACCCCTACCGCTACGTGGCGCACAACGGCGAGATCAACACCCTGAGGGGCAACATCAACTGGATGCGCGCGCGGGAGAGCCGGCTGCGCTCGGAGCTCTTCGGTGAGGATCTCGAGAAGATCTCGCCGGTTATAAAGCCCGACCAGAGCGACTCGGCCTCCTTCGACAACGTGCTCGAGCTCCTCTACCTCGCCGGACGCAGCCTGCCGCACGCGGTGGCGATGATGATCCCTGAGGCGTGGGAGAACGACGAGCAGATGGACCCCGACCGCCGGGCGTTCTACCGCTACCACAGCGCGCTGATGGAGCCCTGGGACGGGCCGGCGGCGGTCGCCTTCACCGACGGGCGCATCATCGGGGCGACGCTCGACCGCAACGGTTTGAGGCCAGCGCGCTACACGATCACGCGCGACGGGAGGGTCGTCATGGCCTCCGAAGACGGGGCCCTGCGGGTCCCGGCGGAGGACGTGGTCGAGCGCTGGCGGCTGCAGCCGGGGCGGATGCTCGTGGTGGACACCGAGCGCAACGAGGTGCTGCACGACGAGGAGATAAAGAGCTCCCTGTACACCCGCAGGCCCTACCGCCGGTGGGTGGAGGAGGGGGAGATACACCTCGACGAGCTCCCTGAGGCCGAGACCGACCCGCGCCCCGAGCCCGCGCCGCTCTCCCGCCGGCAGCGGGCCTTCGGATACACGACCGAGGATCTGCGCCTGATCCTCTCGCCGATGGCGAAGGGTGGCAAGGAGCCCGACGGGTCGATGGGCACCGACACGCCGCTCGCGGTCCTCTCGGAGCGCCCGCGGCTCCTCTACGACTACTTCAAGCAGCACTTCGCGCAGGTCACCAACCCGCCCATAGACCCGCTGCGCGAGGAGCTCGTGATGTCGCTCAAGATGTCGCTCGGGCCGGAGCAGAACCTCTTCGACGAGACCCCCGAGCACTGCCGGCGGGTGCTGCTCGACCACCCGGTCCTCACGAACTCCGAGCTGGAGAAGATCAGGCACCTCGGAGGCTCGGGCCCGTTCGCCGCGACGACCCTGCCGGCGCTCTTCCCGGTTGGGTCAGGGGAGAAGGGGCTCGGCCGGGCGGTGGAGGGCCTGTGCGAGCGGGCCGAGCGGGCGGTGCGCGGGGGCTCGCCGGTCCTGGTTCTGAGCGACCGGGGGGTGAGCGTCGAGCAGGCGCCGATACCGATGCTGCTCGCGGTCTCCGCCGTGCACCACCACCTGGTGAGGGAGGGGATACGCACCCGCACCACCCTCGTCGCCGAGACCGCCGAGGCACGCGAAGTGCACCACTTCGCGCTCCTCATCGGCTACGGGGCCACCGCCGTCAACCCCTACCTCGCCTTCGAGACGATAGAGAAGATGGCCCGTGAGGGATTGCTCGACGGGACGGATCCCGAGAAGGCCCGGAAGAACTACGTGAAGGCCATCGACAAGGGGCTTCTCAAGGTCATCTCCAAGATGGGCATCTCGACCCTGCTCTCCTACTGCGGGGCCCAGATCTTTGAGGCCGTCGGGCTGCGGGAGGATCTGGTGGAGCGGTACTTCCGGGGGACGGCCTCGCGCATCGGGGGGCTCGGGATGGACGACCTCGGGCGCGAGGTGCTCGAGCGGCACCGCAGGGCGTTCGAGGACCGGGGACAGGGTGAGGACCTCGACGTCGGGGGCGAGTACCAGCTGCGGGTGCAGGGTGAGTACCACCAGTGGAACAACAAGAGCATCGTCCCGCTGCAACGGGCGGTACGCTCGGCGAGCTACGAGGCCTTCAAGGAGTTCACCCGCCACTACGACGAGAAGAGCGAGCGCCTCGCCACGCTGCGCAGCCTCTTCGACTTCGAGCTCGACCCGATCCCGATCGACGAGGTCGAGCCCGCGAAGGAGATCGTCCGGCGCTTCAACACCGGGGCGATGTCGCTCGGCTCGCTCTCGAAGGAGGCGCACGAGACGCTCGCGATCGCGATGAACCGCATCGGCGGGAAGTCCAACACCGGCGAGGGAGGAGAGGACCCCGAGCGGTACACCCCGGACGAGAACGGGGACCTCCGCCGCAGCGCCATAAAGCAGGTCGCGAGCGCCCGCTTCGGGGTCACCGCGGAATACCTGGTCAACGCCGACCAGCTGCAGATCAAGATGGCCCAGGGTTCCAAGCCCGGCGAGGGCGGACAGTTGCCGGGGCACAAGGTGAGCGAGTACATCGCGCAGGTGCGGCACTCGACGCCGGGGGTCGCCCTGATCTCGCCGCCGCCCCACCACGACATCTACTCGATCGAGGATCTCGCCCAGCTCATCTACGACCTCAAGATGGTCAACCCGGAGGCGCAGGTGAGCGTCAAGCTCGTCGCCGAGGCCGGGGTCGGGACGATCGCGGCCGGGGTCGCCAAGGCGAAGGCCGACCACATCACGATCTCCGGCCACGACGGCGGGACGGGTGCCTCCCCGCTCTCCTCGATCAAGCACGCCGGGTTGCCGTGGGAGCTCGGCCTGGCCGAGACCCAGCAGGTTTTGGTGGCCAACGATCTCAGGGGACGTGTGATCCTGCAGACCGACGGGCAGCTCAAGACCGGCCGCGACGTCGTCGTGGGGGCGCTCCTCGGGGCGGAGGACTTCGCGTTCTCGACCGCGCCCCTGATCGCCGTGGGCTGCATCATGATGCGCGTTTGCCACCTGAACACCTGCCCGGTCGGGGTCGCCACCCAGGACCCCAGGCTGCGCAGGAAGTTCTCCGGCACCCCCGAGCACGTCATAAACTACTTCTTCTTCCTCGCCGAGGAGGTGAGGGAGTACATGGCGGCCCTGGGCTTCAGGAGCTTCGAGGAGATGGTCGGAAGGACCGACCGGCTGAAGGTGAGGGACGGCATAGAGCACCCCAAGGCCGGGAAGCTCGACCTCTCGGCCATCCTCGCTCCCCCGCCGGAGGGGGCCACGATCCGGCACGTCGAGGACCAGCGGCACCAGGTCGAGGAGTCGCTCGACTCCAGGCTCATCGAGCGCTGCCGCCCGGCGCTCGAAGAGAAGGAGCCGGTCAGGATCTCGATGCCGATCTTCAACACCCAGCGTACGGTCGGTGGGGCGCTCGCCGGTGAGGTGGCGCGCCGCTACGGTCGCGAGGGGCTGCCCGACGGGACGATAAGGATGGACTTCTCCGGGGTCGCCGGGCAGTCGTTCGGTGCCTGGATCCCGAAGGGGGTCACGCTCACCCTGGAAGGAACCACCAACGACTACGTGGGCAAGGGGCTCTCCGGCGGTCGGATCGCCGTCTACCCGCCGGAAGACGCGGCGTACGAGCCGGAGAAGAGCATCGTCGTCGGCAACGTCGCCCTCTACGGGGCGACCGGGGGCGAGGCTTACTTCCGCGGGTTCGCCGGGGAGCGCTTCGCGGTCCGCAACTCCGGGGCGCGGGCCGTCGTCGAGGGCGTCGGCGACCACGGCTGCGAGTACATGACAGGAGGGGTCGTCGTCGTGCTCGGCCCGACCGGGCGCAACTTCGCCGCCGGGATGAGCGGCGGCATCTCGTTCGTCCTCGACGAGGAGAGCCGCTTCGAGAAGCTCTGCAACACCGAGATGGTCGGGCTCGAGCCCGTCGAGTCGGAGGAGGACGTGGCGCTGCTGAAGCAGATGGTAGATGAGCACCTGCGCTGGACCGGGAGCGAGACGGCGAGGCGGGTGCTCGATAGCTGGGAGGAGATCCTGCCGAAGTTCGTCAAGGTGATGCCGCACGACCTCAGGAGGGTGCTCGAGGAGCGCGGTGTGGACCGGCTGGAGGCGGCGATCTGA
- a CDS encoding class I SAM-dependent methyltransferase, with translation MRNPETERTRRLWEKTAPHYDSGISPFERLFIGDGRRWVCSRAEGDVLEVAVGTGRNFPFYPAGVSLSAVDISPAMLAVARERAGSLGMRVNLAEADAQALPFEGESFDAVVSTLAMCSIPDERLALREMKRVLRSGGRLLLLDHVRSTSPVVFSLQRVLEPLSVRFAGDHLLRRPLERVVELGFSVEESRRCRKGIVEMLAARKPV, from the coding sequence TTGCGGAACCCCGAGACCGAGAGGACGCGGCGCCTCTGGGAGAAGACCGCCCCGCACTACGACAGCGGGATCTCACCTTTCGAGCGCCTCTTCATCGGGGACGGGCGGCGATGGGTGTGCTCCCGTGCGGAGGGTGACGTCCTCGAGGTCGCCGTCGGCACCGGGCGCAATTTTCCCTTTTACCCCGCGGGGGTGAGCCTGAGCGCCGTGGACATCAGCCCGGCCATGCTCGCGGTGGCACGGGAGAGGGCAGGGTCGCTCGGGATGCGGGTGAACCTGGCCGAGGCCGACGCGCAGGCGCTGCCTTTCGAGGGCGAATCCTTCGATGCCGTGGTGAGCACGCTCGCCATGTGCAGCATACCTGACGAGCGTCTCGCCCTGCGGGAGATGAAGCGGGTGCTGCGCTCTGGAGGCAGACTGCTTCTGCTGGACCACGTGCGCAGCACCTCACCGGTCGTCTTCTCTCTGCAGCGGGTGCTGGAGCCGCTCTCGGTCCGGTTCGCCGGGGACCATCTGCTCAGGCGCCCGCTGGAGCGGGTCGTCGAGCTGGGGTTCTCGGTCGAGGAGAGCCGGCGTTGCAGGAAAGGGATCGTCGAGATGCTCGCGGCACGAAAACCAGTTTAG
- a CDS encoding glutamate synthase subunit beta: MGDPRGFLKIGRKPVPKRPVSERVRDYRWVYRPMPGEELREQASRCMDCGVPFCNAGCPVNNLIPDWNDLAYRDRWREAIERLHRTNNFPEFTGILCPAPCEAACVLSINDSPVTIKEIERSIIERAFEEGWVVPEPPPPERRTGKRVAVVGSGPAGLAAAQQLNRAGHTVVVFEKDDRIGGLLRYGIPDYKMEKWVIDRRLRQLEEEGVEFRTSAHVGYDPTLEEVRGEFDAIVLAVGALQGRDLKVPGRELGGIHLAMEYLVQQNRRVAGLPVEGEEITARGKHVIILGGGDTSADCLGNAHREGCASVRVLTHGPRPPESPDPMEWPDWPFVLHTYPAHEEGGERRWNVAVAGFSGSNGRVERMHCVRTERTPEGRTVPVAGSEFEMRADLVLLAIGFTGPVRDRLLEELDLGYAPNGAIASREGFATKEPGVFVAGDARRGASLIVWAIAEGRKAARQADEYLMGESLLPG, translated from the coding sequence ATGGGTGATCCGAGAGGTTTCCTGAAGATAGGGCGCAAGCCGGTCCCCAAGCGGCCCGTCTCCGAGCGTGTCCGCGACTACCGGTGGGTCTACCGGCCGATGCCCGGGGAGGAGCTCAGGGAGCAGGCCTCGCGCTGCATGGACTGCGGGGTTCCCTTCTGCAACGCCGGGTGCCCGGTGAACAACCTCATCCCGGACTGGAACGATCTCGCCTACCGCGACCGGTGGAGGGAGGCGATAGAGAGGCTGCACCGCACGAACAATTTCCCCGAGTTCACGGGCATCCTCTGCCCCGCCCCCTGCGAGGCGGCCTGCGTGCTCTCCATCAACGACTCTCCCGTGACGATAAAGGAGATAGAGCGTTCGATCATCGAGCGGGCCTTCGAGGAGGGGTGGGTGGTCCCGGAGCCCCCGCCGCCGGAGAGGCGCACCGGCAAGCGGGTCGCCGTCGTCGGGAGCGGTCCGGCGGGGCTCGCCGCGGCGCAGCAGCTCAACCGCGCCGGGCACACGGTCGTCGTTTTCGAGAAGGACGACCGGATCGGCGGCCTCCTGCGCTACGGCATCCCGGACTACAAGATGGAGAAGTGGGTCATCGATCGCAGGCTGCGCCAGCTCGAGGAGGAGGGAGTAGAGTTCCGCACGAGCGCGCACGTGGGCTACGACCCGACCCTTGAAGAGGTGCGCGGCGAGTTCGACGCCATCGTCCTCGCCGTGGGCGCGCTGCAGGGGCGCGACCTCAAGGTGCCGGGGCGCGAGCTCGGCGGCATCCACCTCGCGATGGAGTATCTCGTGCAGCAGAACCGCCGGGTGGCCGGCCTGCCGGTCGAGGGCGAGGAGATCACCGCGCGCGGCAAGCACGTCATCATCCTCGGCGGTGGCGACACCAGCGCCGACTGTCTGGGCAACGCCCACCGGGAGGGCTGCGCCTCGGTCAGGGTCCTCACCCACGGTCCGAGGCCGCCCGAGTCCCCCGACCCGATGGAGTGGCCCGACTGGCCGTTCGTGCTGCACACCTACCCGGCGCACGAGGAGGGCGGCGAGCGCCGCTGGAACGTCGCGGTCGCCGGTTTCTCCGGCTCGAACGGCAGGGTCGAGCGGATGCACTGCGTGCGCACCGAGCGCACCCCGGAGGGCCGGACGGTCCCCGTGGCGGGCTCGGAGTTCGAGATGCGCGCAGATCTCGTGCTGCTCGCGATCGGCTTTACGGGCCCGGTGCGCGACAGGCTGCTCGAGGAGCTCGACCTCGGGTACGCGCCGAACGGCGCGATAGCATCGCGCGAGGGGTTCGCGACGAAAGAGCCCGGCGTCTTCGTCGCCGGGGATGCCCGGCGCGGCGCCTCGCTCATCGTCTGGGCGATCGCCGAGGGCCGCAAGGCGGCCCGTCAGGCCGACGAGTACCTGATGGGGGAGAGCCTGCTACCCGGCTGA
- a CDS encoding class I SAM-dependent DNA methyltransferase, which yields MPEYDALADLYDLEYAHDHDVPFWLALAGRERGPVVEWGVGTGRIAKRLAGAGHEVTAVELSGPMAGVGRRKGPGVEWIRGDMRSVRLGNRYGLGICAFNSFLCLLSVDDALIFLRNAREHLLPGGLLGVEVSAFSPEELSGGPELRHDLSRSLPDGGTLERLSVSRYDTASQLMEITLFYELYGADGVLREMRRHQLTIRVTFRDELLLMLRVAGFEPEAVYGGFEGEPFDAASDHLIVLCRRPG from the coding sequence TTGCCCGAGTACGACGCCCTCGCCGACCTCTACGACCTGGAGTACGCCCACGATCACGACGTTCCGTTCTGGCTCGCGCTCGCCGGAAGGGAACGCGGCCCCGTCGTCGAGTGGGGGGTCGGTACGGGCCGCATAGCGAAGCGGCTCGCCGGGGCGGGCCACGAGGTGACCGCCGTCGAGCTCTCGGGACCGATGGCCGGGGTCGGGCGCAGGAAGGGTCCGGGCGTCGAATGGATCCGCGGCGACATGCGCAGCGTGAGGCTGGGGAACCGCTACGGGCTCGGCATCTGCGCGTTCAACTCGTTCCTGTGCCTGCTCTCGGTGGACGACGCGCTCATCTTTCTGCGCAACGCCCGCGAGCACCTGCTGCCGGGCGGGCTGCTCGGCGTGGAGGTCTCGGCGTTCTCGCCGGAGGAGCTGTCCGGTGGCCCGGAGCTGCGCCACGACCTGAGCCGCTCGCTCCCGGACGGCGGCACGCTGGAGAGGCTCTCAGTCTCGCGCTACGATACGGCCTCCCAGCTGATGGAGATCACGCTCTTCTACGAGCTCTACGGCGCGGACGGCGTGCTGCGCGAGATGCGCCGCCACCAGCTCACCATCCGCGTGACCTTCCGCGACGAGCTGCTTCTGATGCTCAGGGTCGCGGGGTTCGAACCCGAGGCGGTCTACGGCGGGTTCGAGGGGGAGCCGTTCGACGCGGCGAGCGACCACCTGATCGTGCTCTGCCGCCGTCCGGGTTAG
- a CDS encoding tyrosine-type recombinase/integrase, producing MRAEILATEFAGHLAEDTETSPRTAEFYEADVREFVRFLALRGIEEIEDVGVGEVMAFRNHLLGQRRKRFTVYRKDAAVRRFLDWVRTATDAELDFDPIEPMHQPLDQQITFLEDDEAEQLLSFPVNRLDDARDEVMIRLMLETGVTVGEIRGLLRSDVDLAAAQVQLGGPGSHLAPRARRVSEETVRALERYLAMRKDETPELIVGRAGRPVATSKALQNALWKRCDQVGLPRISPMVLRHTFAVRLLRRGATLNELKEAMGVRDTTNIGVYRKFV from the coding sequence ATGAGAGCCGAGATCCTGGCCACGGAGTTCGCCGGGCACCTGGCCGAGGACACCGAGACGAGCCCGCGCACCGCCGAGTTCTACGAGGCGGACGTGAGGGAGTTCGTCCGCTTTCTCGCCCTGCGCGGCATAGAGGAGATCGAAGACGTCGGTGTCGGGGAGGTGATGGCCTTCCGCAACCACCTGCTCGGGCAGCGGCGCAAGCGCTTCACCGTCTACAGAAAGGACGCCGCGGTGAGGCGCTTTCTCGACTGGGTCCGGACCGCGACCGACGCCGAGCTCGACTTCGACCCGATAGAGCCGATGCACCAGCCTCTGGACCAGCAGATAACCTTCCTCGAGGACGACGAGGCCGAGCAGCTGCTCTCCTTCCCCGTCAACCGGCTCGACGATGCCCGGGACGAGGTCATGATCCGTCTGATGCTCGAAACCGGCGTGACGGTCGGGGAGATCCGGGGGCTTCTGCGCTCGGACGTCGACCTCGCCGCCGCGCAGGTGCAGCTCGGTGGGCCGGGCTCCCACCTGGCCCCCCGGGCCAGAAGGGTCTCGGAGGAGACCGTGCGGGCCCTGGAGCGCTACCTCGCGATGCGCAAGGACGAGACCCCGGAGCTCATCGTCGGGCGCGCCGGCAGGCCGGTGGCTACCTCGAAGGCGCTGCAGAACGCGCTCTGGAAGCGCTGCGACCAGGTGGGGCTGCCGCGCATCTCGCCGATGGTGCTGCGCCACACCTTCGCCGTCCGCCTCCTGCGGCGCGGGGCCACCCTGAACGAGCTCAAGGAGGCGATGGGCGTGCGCGACACCACCAACATCGGGGTCTACAGGAAGTTCGTCTAG
- a CDS encoding J domain-containing protein, with product MSIPHRLGRLARGFVYTLQEDERFGEKLRVGRERGEAIKNAFEAALRGAAEEWRRTGEEAGGRTHHSGRTATTTFRPRRYPPEVAAAYQKLGLQVGAPMEEVSRKRRELIKRFHPDRFPDADRRARAERLAAEINASYDVISRHLSRRR from the coding sequence GTGAGCATCCCGCACCGCCTGGGTCGCCTGGCCCGGGGGTTCGTCTACACCCTGCAGGAGGATGAGCGCTTCGGGGAGAAGCTCCGGGTGGGGCGGGAGCGTGGCGAAGCCATAAAGAACGCCTTCGAGGCGGCCCTGCGGGGGGCCGCGGAGGAGTGGAGGAGAACCGGGGAGGAGGCGGGCGGTCGGACCCACCACTCCGGGCGTACCGCGACCACGACGTTCCGGCCCCGGCGTTACCCGCCCGAAGTGGCCGCTGCCTACCAGAAGCTGGGGTTGCAGGTGGGGGCACCGATGGAAGAGGTGAGCAGGAAGCGCCGCGAGCTGATAAAGCGTTTCCACCCGGACCGGTTCCCCGACGCGGACAGGCGCGCCCGGGCCGAGCGGCTCGCCGCCGAGATAAACGCATCCTACGACGTGATCTCCCGCCATCTCTCCCGGCGACGCTAG
- a CDS encoding PspA/IM30 family protein, which yields MGRLTRAIRGFFGRFLSGVEERNPEILLENAVQDELDNLKKLQVAAARTMAYEKMLADDAASKQKLVAARERQAQELLSRGEREAALEVIQQKQEAQASLAELQGRLEEARKNSQEMEQAFREQEKRYNEIVRERAALLEEHQRARALRMANEARSSISLSDSSRDLERARQAIRQASYEAQAVGELGVDETRHRISSVEEDIKRIDAERELEEMEARMGLREPGQLEPGGGEEERGDRG from the coding sequence ATGGGAAGGTTGACCAGGGCCATCCGGGGATTCTTCGGACGGTTCCTGAGCGGGGTGGAGGAGCGCAACCCGGAGATCCTCCTCGAGAACGCCGTACAGGACGAACTGGACAACCTGAAGAAGCTTCAGGTGGCGGCGGCCCGTACCATGGCCTACGAGAAGATGCTCGCGGACGACGCCGCCAGCAAGCAGAAGCTCGTCGCCGCCCGCGAGCGGCAGGCCCAGGAGCTGCTCTCACGCGGGGAACGGGAGGCCGCGCTGGAGGTGATCCAGCAGAAGCAGGAAGCTCAGGCCAGCCTGGCCGAGCTGCAGGGGCGCCTCGAAGAAGCCCGCAAGAACTCGCAGGAGATGGAACAGGCGTTTCGCGAGCAGGAGAAACGCTACAACGAGATCGTGCGCGAGCGGGCCGCCCTGCTCGAGGAGCACCAGCGGGCCAGGGCGCTGCGCATGGCGAACGAAGCCCGGTCCAGCATCTCGCTCTCGGACTCCTCACGCGACCTCGAACGTGCCCGGCAGGCGATACGCCAGGCCTCCTACGAGGCACAGGCGGTCGGCGAGCTCGGTGTGGATGAGACCCGGCACAGGATCTCATCAGTGGAGGAGGACATAAAACGCATTGATGCCGAGCGTGAGCTGGAGGAGATGGAGGCCCGGATGGGCCTCAGGGAACCGGGGCAGTTGGAGCCCGGTGGGGGAGAGGAGGAGAGAGGAGACCGTGGGTAG